A genomic segment from Aspergillus chevalieri M1 DNA, chromosome 7, nearly complete sequence encodes:
- a CDS encoding putative C2H2 finger domain protein (COG:O;~EggNog:ENOG410PJS0;~InterPro:IPR036236,IPR018253,IPR001623,IPR036869, IPR022755,IPR003604,IPR013087;~PFAM:PF00226,PF12171,PF00096,PF12874;~go_function: GO:0003676 - nucleic acid binding [Evidence IEA];~go_function: GO:0008270 - zinc ion binding [Evidence IEA]), translating into MGQFHSTSHGGPDVPEEQVKNDYYELLGLQWDACEEEIKKAYRKKALELHPDRNYGNVETATRLFADVQSAYEVLSDPQERAWYDSHREVFLGSGARTESGDYSYNTRMTTTDDIFKLFSNFSPRMEFSDSKSGFYGGLRETFSRLACEEKMACQWENVEYVDYPTFGYRGDSFEDIVRPFYAVWSSFSTKKSFAWKDVYRYSEAPDRRVRRIMEKENRRLREEGVREFNDAVRSLVSFIKKRDLRYKPNPQSETQRQETLRQSAAAQATRSRAANQAKLREYIAPDWAKSEELQDYQDDSSESEVEQFDCVACDKSFKSQQQLQAHERSKKHLKAVKDLRREMAIQDKQLGLQGNENGNTMFEDAHLVQTKEHIDDNWMATAKSGRESDVRESDDVIADNQSGRRRFINYGLDQLENPDISVSDNGISHDLESQSRCLLTKEDDGSIDTDNVLAGMSLTPGQKNSPEKMGKAKQKRARKAAQKQTNPSADLTCARCHSAFNSRSQLFSHIRELDHAQPLPNVSRNRK; encoded by the exons ATGGGGCAATTCCACTCAACAAGCCATGGAGGCCCAGACGTACCCGAGGAACAAGTTAAGAATGATTATTATGAATTACTTGGGTTACAGTGGGATGCTTGTGAAGAAGA GATAAAGAAGGCGTACAGAAAGAAGGCACTTGAGCTGCACCCGGATAGAAACTACGGAAATGTTGAGACCGCAACAAGATTATTTGCGGACGTACAATCTGCTTACGAAGTCCTTTCGGATCCTCAGGAGCGGGCGTGGTACGACTCCCATCGTGAGGTCTTCCTGGGAAGCGGCGCCAGAACAGAAAGTGGTGATTACTCCTATAACACCCGAATGACAACTACAGATGACATATTCAAACTTTTTTCCAATTTCAGTCCCCGTATGGAATTTTCGGACTCAAAATCGGGGTTTTATGGTGGTCTCCGTGAAACATTTTCCCGGCTGGCTTGCGAGGAGAAAATGGCATGTCAATGGGAAAACGTCGAATACGTTGATTACCCAACTTTTGGATATCGCGGTGACAGTTTCGAAGATATTGTACGCCCTTTTTATGCTGTATGGAGTAGTTTCTCCACAAAGAAATCGTTTGCATGGAAAGACGTATATCGTTACTCCGAGGCCCCAGATCGTCGTGTGCGCAGGATAATGGAGAAGGAAAACAGGCGCttaagagaagaaggagttCGAGAATTCAATGATGCTGTGAGATCGCTTGTCTCTTTCATCAAAAAGCGAGACCTGCGATACAAACCTAATCCCCAAAGCGAAACACAACGCCAGGAAACTCTTCGCCAATCGGCGGCAGCACAGGCTACCAGGTCGCGAGCAGCTAACCAAGCTAAGCTACGTGAATATATTGCTCCAGATTGGGCCAAATCGGAAGAACTGCAAGATTATCAGGATGACAGTTCCGAGAGTGAGGTGGAGCAATTTGATTGTGTGGCGTGCGACAAGAGTTTCAAAAGTCAACAGCAACTTCAAGCTCACGAGCGTAGCAAGAAACATTTGAAAGCCGTCAAAGATCTTCGTCGAGAGATGGCAATACAGGATAAGCAGTTGGGTCTGCAAGGGAATGAAAATGGAAATACTATGTTTGAGGATGCACATCTGGTACAAACCAAGGAACACATTGATGACAACTGGATGGCTACAGCTAAATCAGGCCGTGAATCAGATGTACGTGAGTCTGATGATGTGATTGCTGACAACCAATCTGGCCGCAGGAGATTTATAAACTATGGCTTAGATCAGTTGGAAAATCCTGATATCAGCGTTTCAGACAACGGTATTAGCCATGACCTTGAGTCGCAATCACGTTGTCTTCTTACCAAGGAAGACGATGGAAGCATAGACACAGATAATGTGTTGGCTGGGATGTCATTGACCCCCGGGCAAAAGAACTCGCCTGAGAAAATGGGAAAGGCCAAACAAAAACGTGCCAGAAAGGCTGCACAAAAGCAGACCAACCCTTCAGCGGACCTGACCTGTGCAAGGTGTCATTCGGCTTTCAATTCTAGGAGTCAGTTATTCTCCCATATCAGAGAACTCGACCATGCGCAGCCACTTCCCAATGTTTCTAGGAATAGGAAGTAG